A part of Verrucomicrobiota bacterium genomic DNA contains:
- a CDS encoding STAS domain-containing protein translates to MITHTLNASSQELVLTFPGDLLSTNANELNDEITSLCKNGESSSKWNTLTLDLKNARMIDSIGLNLLVCLVKDIKEKKGQLKALITSRTIYRTFLATRLDRSIEVVFNER, encoded by the coding sequence ATGATAACCCATACACTTAACGCCAGCAGTCAAGAGTTGGTTCTTACATTTCCAGGAGATTTGCTTAGCACAAATGCTAATGAGCTCAATGATGAAATCACCAGTCTTTGCAAAAATGGCGAATCATCTTCTAAATGGAACACCCTGACATTAGATCTTAAAAATGCTAGAATGATCGACTCTATAGGGTTGAACTTGCTGGTCTGCTTAGTCAAAGACATCAAAGAGAAAAAAGGCCAACTAAAGGCTCTGATTACAAGCCGAACTATCTATCGGACATTTTTAGCAACAAGGCTAGATAGGTCTATCGAAGTCGTTTTTAACGAGCGTTAA
- a CDS encoding J domain-containing protein, whose amino-acid sequence MESDLTPYYKTLGLLPGATESQIQEAYQELNSVWHPDRFSHDSQLYEQAKHQLKTINIAYSRLCTANVITDTRTIEIEASGVSAVENAKFEQAEQELSKISTTITPNTRKNKQNVAKETKTIQSSGRPIMRLRSNIKKEPVTVFETLKSPKITNTETPQSTQQIPPLARPRWNYPKTFIIILLLLLSLLAVGGFYLYDPNPSFDLADHQPVIQDEVLTGKTNIDQTKDEPEITLVHDQNNSITTAVTADKKTKGKSQDLPIVAEQKSELTSQDPAQSTQPSFITIGSTYEDVERIQGTPSSRTTEQWNYRFSHIIFDNGKVSAWTNTENIPLRVQLLPEKTINPIPTYFTFNSTKDEVLAIQGTPTVITDQYVWRYDFSTIIFNDQDRVIQWVEDPSNPSSLKARKIHSPGL is encoded by the coding sequence ATGGAATCAGATCTCACACCATACTATAAGACACTAGGGTTACTTCCCGGGGCAACAGAGAGCCAAATCCAGGAAGCCTACCAAGAGCTTAATAGTGTCTGGCACCCTGATCGGTTTTCCCATGATTCTCAACTATACGAGCAAGCAAAACATCAACTCAAAACCATCAACATTGCCTACAGTCGCCTCTGTACGGCTAATGTGATCACTGACACAAGAACTATTGAGATAGAAGCGAGTGGAGTCTCTGCTGTTGAAAATGCGAAGTTTGAGCAAGCCGAGCAAGAACTCTCTAAAATCAGCACGACGATCACTCCTAACACTAGAAAAAACAAGCAGAATGTCGCTAAGGAGACAAAGACCATTCAGTCATCCGGCAGACCCATCATGCGGTTGCGTTCCAATATTAAAAAGGAACCCGTCACTGTCTTTGAAACATTAAAATCTCCTAAGATCACAAATACGGAAACTCCACAATCAACTCAACAGATACCGCCACTCGCTCGACCAAGATGGAACTATCCAAAGACTTTCATTATAATCCTCCTCTTGCTCCTGAGCTTATTGGCAGTAGGTGGTTTCTATTTATATGATCCCAATCCATCATTTGATCTAGCAGATCATCAACCAGTGATCCAAGATGAAGTATTAACTGGTAAAACAAACATAGATCAAACAAAAGATGAGCCTGAAATCACACTTGTCCATGATCAAAATAATTCCATAACAACAGCGGTAACAGCTGACAAAAAAACCAAAGGAAAATCTCAGGATTTGCCTATTGTAGCTGAACAAAAAAGTGAGCTTACCAGCCAGGATCCTGCACAATCTACTCAACCTAGTTTCATAACCATTGGTTCTACTTATGAAGATGTAGAACGCATTCAAGGGACTCCTTCATCTAGAACAACCGAGCAATGGAACTATCGATTTTCCCACATCATTTTCGACAATGGAAAGGTCTCAGCCTGGACTAATACTGAAAACATACCACTTCGAGTGCAACTGCTTCCCGAAAAAACCATCAACCCAATACCCACCTATTTTACTTTCAACTCTACAAAAGATGAAGTGCTAGCCATACAAGGAACTCCTACAGTAATTACCGATCAGTATGTATGGAGATACGATTTCTCTACGATTATCTTTAATGATCAGGATCGTGTCATCCAATGGGTAGAAGACCCCTCCAATCCAAGCAGCTTAAAGGCCAGAAAAATTCATTCTCCTGGCCTCTAG
- the aroF gene encoding 3-deoxy-7-phosphoheptulonate synthase → MIVVFRPNTSQTDIDKVTEEVTKLGYTPHLIQGDIQTVIAAIGDEQTHATLEALNTWTCVESVLRVQKRYKLVSREGRSGTVISVGNLKIGEGQELAVMAGPCSVESEKQIIETASRVKEAGAKILRGGAFKPRTSPYEFQGLGAEGLKLLAKAQKETGLYIITELLAEEDVELVAQYADILQIGTRNAQNFRLLTAAAKTGKAILLKRGMSMKIEEWLLAAEYILSNGNPNVLLCERGIRTFETYTRNTLDLSAVAIAKQESHLPVIVDPSQGCGKASLVTEMCKAAVALNTDGLLIEVHPNPAEALSDGQQQVDYATFESLVKQLQPFLELMNRK, encoded by the coding sequence ATGATAGTTGTTTTTCGACCCAATACTTCACAAACAGATATAGATAAAGTGACTGAAGAAGTCACAAAGCTAGGATATACTCCTCATCTTATTCAAGGAGATATCCAAACGGTAATAGCTGCCATTGGAGATGAACAAACACATGCTACTTTAGAGGCACTCAATACATGGACCTGTGTCGAATCCGTTTTACGGGTTCAAAAACGTTACAAACTTGTCAGCCGTGAAGGACGAAGCGGGACCGTTATATCTGTAGGTAACCTTAAAATAGGAGAGGGCCAAGAACTGGCAGTAATGGCAGGGCCTTGCTCGGTTGAAAGTGAAAAACAAATCATAGAAACAGCATCTAGAGTCAAGGAAGCTGGAGCAAAAATACTCAGAGGTGGCGCCTTTAAGCCTAGGACTTCTCCCTATGAATTCCAGGGCCTAGGTGCTGAGGGTCTAAAATTACTTGCTAAGGCACAAAAGGAAACCGGCCTTTACATCATTACCGAACTCCTTGCAGAAGAGGATGTTGAGCTTGTGGCTCAGTACGCTGATATTTTACAAATAGGCACCAGAAACGCTCAAAACTTTAGATTACTTACCGCAGCTGCGAAAACTGGCAAGGCCATCCTTCTTAAAAGGGGTATGAGCATGAAAATAGAAGAATGGCTCCTTGCTGCAGAGTACATTCTATCAAACGGTAATCCGAATGTTCTGCTATGTGAAAGGGGCATTCGGACTTTCGAAACCTACACGAGAAACACTTTAGATCTATCTGCTGTCGCTATAGCAAAACAAGAATCCCATCTACCTGTGATTGTAGATCCGAGCCAAGGATGCGGTAAAGCCTCTCTAGTGACTGAAATGTGTAAAGCCGCAGTTGCACTAAACACCGATGGTCTGCTCATCGAAGTTCATCCGAATCCAGCCGAAGCCCTCAGTGACGGACAACAACAAGTAGATTACGCAACTTTTGAGAGTTTAGTAAAACAGCTCCAGCCCTTTCTAGAATTGATGAATCGCAAGTAA
- a CDS encoding sigma-54 dependent transcriptional regulator, with translation MAKKGKQTILIIDDEEDVHYSFERLFSKEPIKILTSNNGDEGIKIAKKEAPDVVVMDIRMGRQNGLDVLRDLKRSNPKQLVIMMTAYGTSQTAIEAMKLGAFDYILKPFDIPQLQELLQRALDAANAADNMVSLPVKLDQDDFRTGIVGSAPSMQQVYKLVGQVAPSGATALITGESGTGKELVARAIYANSKRSNKTFIAINCAAIPENLLESELFGHEKGSFTGAVSQRIGKFEQCDGGSLFLDEIGEMPMPIQSKLLRVLQDGEFTRVGGNQTFKTDVRIIAATNRNLWQAVQKKEFREDLYYRLNVVTIKLPPLKNRVEDLPSLVSYFINKWRHRNNSGASHISQEALEIISNYNWPGNVRELENCIQRAMVLATGDTILPQDLPFEIAQSAAQSQADTPVSDSPQIPSPLNNTDRAYDLLFQTARQDPDFQLLPSAEREFIIRALELTSGNQVKASELLGITRATLRKRIEKFAIQKSMKIS, from the coding sequence ATGGCTAAAAAAGGCAAGCAAACCATACTGATTATTGACGATGAGGAGGATGTCCATTATTCCTTCGAACGTTTATTCTCCAAGGAACCGATCAAAATACTTACCTCCAACAATGGAGATGAAGGCATCAAGATTGCAAAAAAAGAAGCTCCCGATGTCGTTGTCATGGATATTCGGATGGGACGCCAAAATGGACTTGATGTATTACGAGATCTAAAACGTTCAAACCCTAAGCAGTTAGTTATTATGATGACTGCTTATGGCACTTCCCAAACAGCAATTGAAGCGATGAAACTAGGAGCCTTTGATTATATTCTTAAACCCTTTGATATTCCTCAGCTCCAAGAACTTCTTCAGCGCGCTTTAGATGCCGCTAATGCAGCCGATAACATGGTATCACTTCCAGTCAAGCTAGACCAAGATGACTTTCGCACTGGTATTGTAGGATCCGCTCCATCTATGCAACAGGTATACAAACTTGTTGGACAAGTTGCACCGTCGGGCGCTACCGCGCTTATCACTGGCGAAAGTGGCACTGGCAAGGAACTGGTTGCTAGAGCTATATACGCCAATAGCAAACGTTCTAACAAAACGTTTATTGCGATTAACTGTGCCGCGATTCCTGAGAATCTCTTAGAATCTGAACTCTTTGGACATGAAAAGGGATCCTTTACAGGTGCAGTTAGCCAAAGAATTGGTAAATTCGAACAGTGCGATGGCGGCAGCTTATTTCTCGATGAAATAGGGGAGATGCCTATGCCTATTCAATCAAAGCTCTTGCGTGTTCTTCAAGATGGAGAGTTTACACGCGTTGGCGGAAACCAAACTTTCAAAACGGATGTTCGTATCATCGCTGCTACGAATAGAAATCTCTGGCAGGCAGTGCAAAAGAAAGAATTTAGAGAGGATCTTTATTACCGTCTTAATGTCGTCACTATCAAGCTGCCTCCGCTTAAAAACCGGGTAGAGGACCTACCGAGTCTGGTTTCATATTTTATCAACAAATGGCGTCACCGCAATAACAGCGGAGCTAGCCATATCTCTCAAGAAGCACTAGAGATCATTAGTAATTACAATTGGCCAGGTAATGTGAGAGAGCTCGAGAACTGTATCCAAAGGGCTATGGTTCTCGCCACAGGAGACACGATTCTTCCGCAAGACTTGCCATTTGAAATTGCTCAATCAGCTGCTCAAAGCCAAGCCGATACACCTGTATCCGATAGTCCTCAAATTCCCTCTCCGCTTAATAACACAGATCGGGCCTATGATCTTCTTTTTCAAACAGCACGCCAAGACCCTGATTTTCAGCTGCTGCCCTCTGCAGAGAGAGAATTTATTATACGCGCACTTGAGCTTACTAGCGGAAACCAGGTTAAAGCATCCGAGCTACTCGGCATTACACGCGCAACGCTTCGCAAAAGAATTGAGAAATTCGCTATACAGAAGAGTATGAAAATATCCTAA
- a CDS encoding Lrp/AsnC family transcriptional regulator, producing the protein MSEPASTSIPIEFNDEINSRILSISEDKIQGFVRKPMEEIARLSGVKLETVIERIQAMLQAGTIRRVRQTLMSVNLAPGALVAWKCPEKKLVSAFNYMWQQDPFSGHVVFRSTDTVSAGSDYKLWTTLKVPQGYSMDKHCEILMSKTGATAYRLMPAKGVFALGVGHVRRKEILPGAKIEGKAKMMKTSVTKLNEEEWKILLGLKREFKPEEITPNLWLVRAKEIGIDFERFCEVAKNLNDRGVIGRFSTFLEHVKPSKGGQRVTRFNGLFHWAVPQDRVHEAGTEIGRHHILTHCYWREGGPEFKNVNIMAVAHGTEKALTLEHKAAIDKHLENIGMPVSYTNVFWGGKSEIKPSEIHPQAYAQWLKSVK; encoded by the coding sequence ATGAGTGAACCGGCAAGCACCTCCATACCAATCGAATTCAATGATGAGATCAATTCGCGTATCTTGTCTATATCAGAAGATAAGATTCAAGGTTTTGTCAGAAAGCCAATGGAAGAAATTGCAAGGCTATCCGGAGTGAAGCTAGAAACGGTCATTGAACGCATTCAAGCTATGCTGCAAGCTGGGACAATCAGACGTGTTCGCCAAACACTTATGTCTGTTAATTTAGCGCCTGGGGCTTTAGTCGCCTGGAAGTGCCCAGAAAAAAAACTGGTAAGTGCTTTTAATTACATGTGGCAACAGGATCCATTTTCAGGGCACGTAGTTTTTCGTTCAACTGATACCGTATCAGCCGGCTCGGACTACAAATTATGGACGACTCTAAAAGTCCCTCAAGGCTATTCAATGGATAAGCATTGCGAGATTCTCATGAGTAAAACAGGCGCTACAGCTTATCGACTTATGCCTGCAAAAGGCGTTTTTGCATTGGGAGTTGGACACGTTCGACGTAAAGAAATTCTTCCTGGCGCTAAGATCGAGGGAAAAGCCAAAATGATGAAGACCTCGGTCACGAAATTAAATGAAGAAGAATGGAAAATTCTTTTAGGTCTTAAAAGAGAATTCAAGCCTGAAGAAATCACTCCAAATTTATGGCTGGTACGAGCCAAGGAAATTGGCATTGATTTCGAACGTTTCTGTGAAGTAGCCAAGAATCTAAACGATCGAGGAGTTATTGGTCGTTTTTCAACTTTCTTAGAACACGTTAAACCCTCTAAAGGGGGACAGCGCGTCACTCGATTTAATGGGTTATTTCATTGGGCAGTGCCCCAAGATAGAGTTCATGAAGCTGGCACTGAAATTGGTAGGCATCATATCCTAACGCATTGCTACTGGCGAGAAGGAGGCCCCGAATTTAAAAATGTCAACATCATGGCCGTTGCCCATGGAACAGAGAAAGCGCTTACGCTTGAGCATAAAGCAGCTATTGACAAGCACTTAGAGAACATTGGCATGCCTGTGAGCTACACCAACGTATTTTGGGGAGGAAAAAGCGAAATCAAACCCTCAGAAATCCATCCTCAAGCCTATGCTCAATGGTTAAAATCTGTTAAGTAA
- a CDS encoding N-acetylmuramoyl-L-alanine amidase, whose translation MSLNKHRFAVVIGHNSQQPGARAKAPLDKTEYEFNSQVAAKIEELSPDFGLTVKVFRHYYTGPYKHLGLNTGNYTQEIEKTYETVKEWKPDLIAELHFNKANSKIRGSRVFTGPAKDSQNLALLVKEELMSAFERDGQDSGSVIIRSSKHKESQSLCATDSPSVVIEPFCGSNEKDSTYAANLGIHGLAEVYLTAAQCFCQQNTSLKIGPKEKVLLNTATSTIIDGAPQGLYKNKSPIARVSTQESHSNSLNDSLLCSQAAGRINKAKDSNRTSLIELNTPPIDRLTPTMLLKVFAPKYLEQVKIINEAMSQTYDKTIELSKEDVWLSLFTELALHSNGKINTQFKHPSGLTGPIALPSNLRFWIGSDSLAFKTITTPETDIEQFLIYLGHLKNKSLTTLNGFQIYRGLFTCPLIKKNNLHQAIALNLVLKGYFCSKSYKPIQTPPFKHILQGIAEGKSIADFMSKTDLIAEKIQRLDKQHQMIREAISLV comes from the coding sequence ATGTCACTGAATAAACATAGATTTGCCGTAGTGATAGGGCACAATTCTCAGCAACCTGGTGCTCGAGCTAAAGCTCCTTTAGATAAAACGGAGTACGAATTCAACAGCCAAGTTGCCGCTAAAATAGAAGAGCTTTCTCCAGACTTTGGTTTAACTGTGAAAGTCTTTCGACACTACTATACAGGACCTTACAAGCACTTGGGACTTAACACGGGCAACTATACACAAGAAATAGAGAAGACATACGAAACTGTTAAAGAATGGAAGCCAGACCTTATTGCTGAACTTCACTTCAATAAAGCAAATTCTAAAATTCGCGGAAGCAGAGTATTTACTGGCCCCGCAAAAGATTCACAAAACTTAGCACTACTGGTGAAGGAAGAATTAATGTCTGCATTTGAACGAGATGGCCAAGATAGTGGTAGTGTTATCATTAGGTCTTCTAAACACAAGGAAAGCCAATCTCTATGCGCAACTGACTCGCCCAGTGTGGTCATAGAACCTTTTTGTGGTTCTAATGAAAAGGACAGCACATACGCTGCAAATCTAGGTATTCATGGATTGGCCGAGGTATACCTGACCGCAGCGCAATGCTTTTGCCAACAGAACACTTCACTAAAAATAGGTCCGAAAGAAAAAGTTTTATTAAATACTGCGACTTCGACCATTATTGATGGAGCGCCCCAGGGCCTCTATAAAAATAAGAGCCCCATAGCTAGAGTTTCTACGCAGGAAAGCCACTCAAACTCATTAAATGACAGCCTCCTATGCTCTCAAGCGGCTGGAAGAATAAACAAAGCAAAGGACTCAAATAGAACATCGTTAATAGAACTTAATACTCCGCCTATAGACCGGCTCACCCCAACTATGCTCTTGAAAGTTTTTGCGCCCAAATATTTAGAGCAAGTAAAAATTATCAATGAAGCCATGTCACAAACCTATGATAAAACAATTGAGTTAAGCAAAGAAGATGTCTGGTTATCCCTATTTACAGAGTTGGCGCTTCATTCGAATGGGAAAATTAATACACAGTTTAAGCACCCCTCAGGTCTAACAGGGCCTATTGCGCTGCCAAGTAATCTACGCTTTTGGATTGGATCAGATTCTTTGGCTTTCAAAACCATTACTACTCCTGAGACCGATATTGAACAGTTTTTGATCTACCTAGGCCATCTTAAGAACAAATCTCTTACGACGCTAAATGGCTTTCAGATATATAGGGGACTCTTTACTTGCCCTTTAATTAAAAAAAATAATCTACACCAGGCAATTGCACTAAACCTTGTGCTAAAAGGATATTTTTGCAGTAAATCCTACAAACCGATTCAAACCCCACCCTTCAAGCACATCTTGCAAGGAATTGCCGAAGGGAAAAGTATTGCAGATTTCATGTCGAAGACTGATTTAATAGCCGAGAAAATCCAAAGATTAGATAAGCAGCATCAAATGATCAGAGAGGCTATATCTCTAGTATAA
- a CDS encoding lysophospholipid acyltransferase family protein, translating to MLIIDGMIRLLAICITGLDQLIKFCCTSRLDINRAAWLGGVSCRVLEHLKFSVVAKGEIPESGLVVCNHLSYLDELVLSSVTKCVILTDRKIKKLPFIGLFARLGGVLFIDSNSRTDVRGMRDEMLKMMEEGHLLTLFPEGQSSLGRGVLPFKSALFEPLVQMPHEITAAAISYHLEDGNAHDEVCYSMNRRLFPHLLNLMKKKRVEARVIFYKVDDFDRSDRKKIAVELHRHVSRLYQATHEE from the coding sequence GTGTTGATAATAGATGGTATGATTCGCTTGCTGGCAATTTGTATAACAGGTCTAGATCAGTTGATTAAATTCTGCTGCACAAGTAGGCTTGATATCAATCGAGCGGCATGGCTGGGTGGGGTTTCTTGTAGAGTCTTAGAACATTTAAAGTTTAGTGTTGTGGCAAAGGGAGAGATTCCTGAGAGCGGATTAGTTGTCTGTAATCACTTAAGCTACTTAGATGAGCTTGTGCTTAGCTCTGTTACAAAGTGTGTTATTTTAACGGACAGAAAAATTAAAAAATTGCCTTTTATAGGCCTATTTGCTCGGCTAGGCGGAGTGTTATTTATTGATAGTAATAGTCGAACAGATGTAAGGGGAATGAGGGATGAAATGCTAAAAATGATGGAAGAGGGGCATCTCCTAACGTTATTCCCCGAAGGTCAGAGTAGCTTAGGCCGTGGTGTTTTACCCTTTAAGAGTGCTTTGTTTGAACCCTTAGTGCAAATGCCTCACGAGATCACAGCAGCGGCTATATCATACCATCTAGAAGATGGTAATGCCCACGATGAGGTGTGTTATAGCATGAATCGTCGGCTATTTCCTCATCTACTAAATCTCATGAAGAAGAAACGAGTAGAGGCTAGAGTCATCTTTTATAAAGTGGATGACTTTGATAGAAGCGACCGCAAGAAAATAGCCGTTGAATTACACCGGCATGTTAGCCGCTTATATCAAGCGACTCACGAAGAGTGA
- a CDS encoding response regulator, which translates to MKDSPCILFVDDDKDSLYALQRELRPLEDKWEILYISRPSEAISTLESRKIDIIISDMRMPFMNGSELLNYVMFRFPETIRFILSSFADQDLVIKCIGSTHQYLAKPCKLEVIENTITQAIKTRQSMKREALSRFVAKIGHFPRIPPMYVKMIEKVQDPNVKTVDFIKIIELDPIVSAKIICTANSSYFKLPDNIATLEAAIQHLGIDMIKHLVLALKAFDALKVPDFYSFKDDKLWNHSLEVANISQKLFQLEGFSAVEQQTAFISGLLHDIGKQVLASNFPDEYGEAVELSLDTELDSLIAEQGCFEVNHADVGGYLLALWGLPDPIVEAIFLHHSPRSSSNQNFSPLYAVHVANYLAHRRNRSAHIENFILDVDLLNNIGVGNRIEKWATELDICESVALS; encoded by the coding sequence ATGAAGGACAGCCCATGCATACTCTTTGTGGATGATGATAAAGATTCCTTGTATGCACTCCAAAGAGAGCTCAGGCCTCTGGAAGATAAATGGGAGATCCTTTATATCAGCCGACCCTCTGAAGCCATCTCAACTTTAGAAAGTCGAAAGATTGACATCATTATCTCGGACATGCGTATGCCTTTCATGAATGGTTCTGAACTGCTGAACTATGTCATGTTTCGTTTCCCAGAAACGATTCGATTCATCCTATCTAGTTTTGCTGACCAGGACTTAGTTATTAAATGCATAGGATCAACTCACCAATATTTGGCAAAACCATGCAAGTTAGAAGTAATCGAAAATACCATCACGCAAGCTATCAAGACGCGTCAGTCTATGAAACGAGAGGCACTCAGTCGTTTTGTGGCCAAAATCGGGCACTTCCCGAGAATCCCTCCCATGTATGTCAAAATGATAGAAAAAGTACAGGATCCAAATGTTAAGACGGTGGATTTTATCAAAATCATAGAACTCGATCCAATTGTCAGTGCGAAAATAATTTGCACTGCGAACTCCAGCTACTTCAAATTACCTGATAATATCGCTACTTTAGAGGCCGCCATTCAACATTTAGGCATCGATATGATTAAACATCTTGTCTTAGCACTAAAAGCTTTCGACGCCTTGAAAGTTCCGGATTTTTATTCATTCAAAGACGACAAACTATGGAATCACAGTCTAGAGGTCGCAAATATCTCACAAAAACTATTTCAATTAGAAGGCTTTAGTGCAGTAGAACAACAAACTGCATTTATATCAGGCTTACTACATGACATTGGAAAGCAAGTTTTAGCGAGTAATTTTCCAGATGAATATGGCGAGGCCGTAGAACTTTCATTAGACACTGAACTAGACTCATTAATCGCTGAGCAAGGCTGTTTTGAAGTCAACCATGCAGACGTGGGTGGATATCTGCTAGCACTTTGGGGACTACCAGACCCTATTGTCGAGGCAATCTTTCTGCATCACTCACCACGCTCATCCTCAAATCAGAATTTTTCCCCGCTGTATGCTGTCCATGTCGCAAACTATCTGGCTCATAGGCGAAATAGAAGCGCTCACATTGAAAACTTTATATTGGACGTCGACCTGCTAAATAATATCGGTGTAGGCAATCGAATTGAGAAATGGGCTACAGAATTGGACATTTGTGAATCAGTCGCACTTAGCTAA
- a CDS encoding GNVR domain-containing protein, with product MLKTRIYIGLFIFVLCVGSGLWYGNNIPKQYKASAKIEIAQFLTLPPEKKTETFQKLVEQIKSKDVVYPVIHELSLVAIFAEHTNLPSKDFTLERIYNFLHQDFIQISQDEDPSKITITAFFWEPNLSSQLANGIVNSYLQNLTMQATSELSKAEGLSILKQKLTSQETRIEEIELSLNQASDTISKNERIQLKDKLELEKNLYQQLKSDLTQTLAFIPINGQVPPTQSEAKVLNQAQTPLTHYKPKLIIVLCFSGLLGLFVSIIVGALFPLDWN from the coding sequence ATGCTCAAAACGCGAATCTATATAGGCCTATTCATATTTGTACTCTGTGTGGGTTCTGGACTTTGGTATGGAAACAATATTCCCAAGCAATACAAGGCTTCGGCTAAGATCGAAATTGCACAATTCCTTACTCTTCCTCCTGAGAAAAAGACTGAAACATTTCAAAAGCTAGTAGAACAAATAAAATCAAAAGATGTCGTCTACCCGGTTATCCATGAACTCAGCCTTGTTGCGATTTTCGCAGAGCATACTAATTTACCTTCCAAGGATTTTACCCTGGAACGTATCTATAACTTTCTGCATCAGGATTTTATACAGATTTCACAAGATGAAGACCCTTCAAAGATTACTATTACCGCCTTTTTTTGGGAACCAAATCTCTCATCACAGCTAGCCAATGGCATAGTCAACAGCTATCTACAAAATCTCACAATGCAAGCGACTTCAGAATTAAGCAAAGCCGAAGGCCTTTCTATCTTGAAACAGAAGTTGACCTCTCAAGAAACTAGAATCGAAGAAATAGAATTATCCCTTAATCAAGCCTCTGACACCATATCAAAGAATGAAAGAATCCAACTGAAAGATAAGTTAGAACTAGAAAAAAATCTTTATCAACAATTAAAATCCGATCTTACTCAAACATTGGCTTTCATTCCGATTAATGGTCAAGTGCCTCCGACACAGTCTGAGGCGAAAGTTTTGAATCAAGCGCAAACCCCTCTAACCCATTACAAGCCAAAACTCATCATCGTGCTATGCTTTTCAGGTCTCCTAGGACTTTTTGTAAGTATTATAGTAGGTGCTTTATTCCCTCTAGATTGGAATTAG
- a CDS encoding response regulator, protein MTNGKDFPCFKLKVLSTILYAMIRTALIVEDDELMGRMLSLMLKKMGFTTVKALTAKEALSASGKHYKDPFCIAIIDLNLPDTNGADLLMSLHLANPNLPALLCTGMVDDTIATMSYSNFGFDGVLCKPFNERELRQSITKVLECHHSEKVLLA, encoded by the coding sequence ATGACCAATGGAAAAGATTTTCCATGTTTTAAGTTAAAAGTTTTATCAACGATTCTATATGCTATGATCAGGACTGCACTTATAGTAGAGGACGATGAGTTGATGGGCAGAATGCTTAGCCTAATGCTCAAAAAAATGGGTTTTACTACCGTCAAGGCACTAACTGCAAAGGAAGCTTTGAGCGCTTCTGGAAAACACTATAAAGACCCATTTTGCATTGCTATCATTGACCTTAATCTACCGGATACAAACGGTGCAGATCTACTGATGTCACTACATTTAGCTAACCCAAATTTACCTGCACTGCTATGCACTGGTATGGTTGATGATACCATTGCTACAATGAGTTACTCAAATTTCGGTTTTGATGGGGTATTATGTAAGCCTTTCAATGAACGGGAATTAAGACAATCCATTACGAAAGTCCTTGAGTGCCATCATAGCGAGAAGGTTCTATTAGCCTAA
- a CDS encoding acyloxyacyl hydrolase, with translation MSKIMNGYHFFFKIVKLTNLTLMTGLWASHLMAQPRPITEASLLDNKPTAKNQTDGIDYNYLVEITSGFAVGNIRVDGLDGHNAIPINLTLGIPVDDVSLDDFAGGVFRGNTDFLFKSTNFILDGTQEDRLFGFSFGPRYNFIQPNWPIIPFAEGLVGFGFVNSDPRIDPSGEQFGSGQDFNFLFSVAIGFRYDITDQAFLRLAAVYTHVSNADLSLPEFENKALDMIGPELSLGWKF, from the coding sequence GTGAGTAAGATTATGAACGGATATCACTTTTTCTTTAAAATAGTCAAGCTAACTAATTTAACACTCATGACAGGCTTATGGGCGAGTCATTTGATGGCCCAGCCTAGACCAATTACCGAAGCATCGCTACTCGACAACAAACCCACAGCTAAAAATCAAACTGATGGTATCGATTATAACTATCTAGTAGAAATTACTAGCGGTTTCGCTGTCGGCAACATTAGAGTAGACGGACTAGACGGCCATAACGCTATCCCAATAAATCTAACCCTTGGCATTCCAGTAGATGATGTATCACTCGATGATTTTGCAGGTGGAGTATTTCGCGGAAATACTGATTTTCTCTTCAAAAGCACAAACTTTATACTAGATGGGACACAGGAAGACCGCCTATTTGGTTTTAGCTTTGGTCCCCGCTACAACTTCATTCAACCCAATTGGCCCATTATACCTTTCGCAGAAGGTTTGGTTGGGTTTGGTTTTGTAAATTCTGATCCCAGAATAGACCCTTCGGGAGAACAGTTTGGATCCGGACAAGATTTTAATTTCTTGTTTTCTGTAGCAATCGGCTTTCGATATGATATCACCGACCAAGCCTTTCTAAGACTGGCTGCTGTTTATACACATGTATCCAACGCAGATCTATCACTTCCAGAATTTGAAAATAAGGCATTGGATATGATAGGGCCCGAGTTATCACTCGGTTGGAAATTTTAA